The genome window cacttacgtaaacctacttgtgacactaacaaataaacttaaaacttgttTGCTTTCTCACGAAGCACATCAACTCCATTGTCATGATCTGCTGTTGCATTTCTAACATATCATAATGCATGTCAAATGTATTTACAAACTTCCAACAAACAAtaatcattaaaataaaatatCGGATCCCTGACCCCAGCACTTCTTGCTTCTCAAGGACAGTCTCTTAACAAATCGTTGTGCAAAATGTTGATAGAAAAATAATGTATTCTATTCTAACTTTCAGACATATTGATGGCTGATCCAACGCAACGTATCGAGATTGTTACAAACACAAACTCCCCCGGCAACACCACTTGCCAGCTTTCCTCTGATGGCTTGGCTATTTTTACCATTATTGCCTACTCGTTAATATTTGTCATTGGAATCATTCTCAACAGCCTGGCTTTCTGGGTGTACTTCTGTCATGTCCCCAACAGCAACAGCATCACCATCTACTTAAAGAACCTGGTCGCAGCCGATTTAATGCTGGTCCTCTCACTGCCGATAAGAATTGGCGCAGAGAAAACACTGGGCTTCACAATAATGAGAAAAATCTACTGCAATTACACAACATGCATCTTCTATTTGAACATGTATTCAAGCATTCTCTTCCTGGGATACATTGCGGCCATCAGATACCTGAAAATCGTCAAACCGTTCAAAATACATTCATTTCAAACTCTCAAGTCTGCGAGAATTGTCTCCATCGGAACCTGGTGTGTTCTTCTCAGCTTTGGAACTTCATATGCGGTTCTGACAGGAAAAAAGCCGCTCCAAAATAGCACAAAAGAAACATGCTTAGAATTTAGAAGTGGTTCAGGTGTTCACTGGCACGTAACCCTCCACGCTGGTGGCACATTTCTGTTTCTCTGCGTGTTGATAGGGCTTTGCTTCTTTTACTTTCAAACTGCAAAACGTCTTGACAAATCCCCATCTCCGAACTCCCTCAGAAAACAAGCCAAGGCAAAGAACAACATTCTAATCCTCCTTGCTGTCTTTGTGGTGTGTTTTGTTCCCTACCACATCATGAGGCTTCCTCACATTTTAAGCCAGATTGATGTCATCACTGGGTGCTTTTGGAAAAAGACTCTCTTCCACTTGAAAGAATTGGCGAATGTGCTGGCAACGCTTAACGCCTGCTTAGATCCAGTGATCTACTTTCTGTTTTGCAAGGCATTTCGGTCAAAGTTAGGCCTGGACAAAAACTTAATGGGCAATGACTCACACAACGATCAGTCCGTCCATACGAACCCTTCACAACTTGTGCTGGATGACAGGAAGGCCAGTTAATTCAACAGTGCAAAATAATGTAACATCGATCTTGCAAAATTACCTTGAAGCTGCCATTGCTCGCGATTATTCCAATTACTAAGAAGGAAGTAGAAAATTTCTGAAGAGATGGTTAAAGATGATTAGGAGATGGGAAGAATTAAAGCATGGGGTTTACCTAACAGCTACTGCAAAGATACTACAGAGCGATTGAAATGCTTTTGAAATATTGTCACTTTTCTGTCTCCTTGTCAAAAACAGTGACCAAGTTACACACAATGAGGTCCCACAAATAGGTAACAAGGGCATGCACTAAGATTCAAATTTGCTGTAATCACCAACAACCACAGCATTCACCAAGGTTTGCAAATACTCCAGTCTTCCAGCATGCATTCATTGCATCTAAACCTGCTCTCCACAGTTGATCATTTAACGAAGCCCAATACTatatacagtattccagatgtggtcgcaccaatgtcctgtaccacTTTAGCACAGCATCTCTATTTTTATATCAATTCCTCTCGCAATAAATGACAATAATCTATtagctttctgaattacttgctgtacctgtattctAGCCTTTTGTAAGTCATGAATTCAGACACCTGGATCCCTCTTCATTtcagtggcctcaccagtgccctgtgtaactgaagcataacctccctactctagGACTAATCTCTATAGCACACCACTCGTTATACCTTGGAAGCAGAaaattttaatctgggctaatactgatctgttattttagtgttttccgctggggtttttcagagtagggctcaattaggttgattgacagaaaatAGGTGATTGGGtgaagctaggcttacacagtaTGACCAATTTATGCCTACTCCGATTCCTGTTAGCTCGGCATTctcctatccatgccaatatgttactctCTATGCCATGAATGTTTATTCATCagggcaatgtaaaattctgcccttgattACACTGGGCACTTGCTGTTTTGCCACCACACTGTCGCTCTGTACATTCAGCGGGCGAAAGACATTGGTGTGGGTCAGCAATTACATTGAAATTAGTTTTGAGGGGGAACAGGACAATCCTCATCCTGGAGCCCTGTGgccatttaaaataaataggtAGTCTTTAAATTAAAACAAGAAGGAGTGCTTATTTTAGAAAACAATCCTGCATAAAGATAGCACAACCAACTCTTTCCCAAATAATATGTCACCAACTTTGAATGTGAAGTAAGAGCTGAAATGCTTATACATTTGCTCAAGCGTTGTGAAGTGGCCATTGGACCAGATAGaaaaaaacaaatttgatttgatttgatttgatttgttaatcAGCATCATTTAAAAGGAAAGGGTTATTATTCATGTCGTATTAACatcaaaacaaaagagatagttTAAATGAGCTAGTAAATTAGGTATatatttaagtgggtttaatttagtagTTTTTGTTCTCTAGATAGACTTACATTAAACAACGGTGTTTGCATGTATGGGCATTTGATTACAGTTCAATCAGTATTTCGATTGTGCTGAGAGATTTTATgacaggaaaggtaaacaggagcCTGGAAGAGGATTGCGATGTTAACATCTTAGCAATGCCTTTAGGGCAAAGAgctttttgagtttagttttaactGGAAACCAGAGGAGGAGGGGCtttgcagggagagagggaatctCTCTCACCACGTTGCTGgaagaaaagccatacaatggagcAAGGGGCAAAGGAGGCATATGCCAGAAACCTAGAGAACAGTTAGTTACAGAAACTAGAGAAGTGAAGAGAAGTTGCCAGAAAGTCTCAAGTTAAAGGAACAGAGGAAGTTGCTATTGGAGCAGGGTTACTGTCAGTGAAGAAAGAGCTGAAAGTGCAGGCCTTGGTGAAGTTGACTCAGGGAAAGGCAGCAAACAGAAGCAACTGTAAGTTTGGTGTCCATCTTTCCAGCGTTTGGAAACAATAGTATTCGGTAAGGGACTGAGTACATGAGCTTTTGTGTCCCAGTTTGGATGCTGTGGCAATTCAAGGCAAAGAAAATACTGAAATGAGAGTTGGAAATCTAGTTTCCAATCTAGTTGGAAATCTTTGCTAATACAGTGGAGAGAAAACAACATTTGGAAGGATATTGGGaaaacctggaggtggatccttcaTGAAAACAGCTGAGGAAAAGTATTGCTTGAAAGACAGTTTTAAAGCATGTCTTTTTAAGAGTGAACTTC of Mustelus asterias chromosome 3, sMusAst1.hap1.1, whole genome shotgun sequence contains these proteins:
- the LOC144483002 gene encoding P2Y purinoceptor 14-like, with product MADPTQRIEIVTNTNSPGNTTCQLSSDGLAIFTIIAYSLIFVIGIILNSLAFWVYFCHVPNSNSITIYLKNLVAADLMLVLSLPIRIGAEKTLGFTIMRKIYCNYTTCIFYLNMYSSILFLGYIAAIRYLKIVKPFKIHSFQTLKSARIVSIGTWCVLLSFGTSYAVLTGKKPLQNSTKETCLEFRSGSGVHWHVTLHAGGTFLFLCVLIGLCFFYFQTAKRLDKSPSPNSLRKQAKAKNNILILLAVFVVCFVPYHIMRLPHILSQIDVITGCFWKKTLFHLKELANVLATLNACLDPVIYFLFCKAFRSKLGLDKNLMGNDSHNDQSVHTNPSQLVLDDRKAS